One part of the Granulicella arctica genome encodes these proteins:
- a CDS encoding thymidine kinase, whose translation MTQPVPGRIEVITGPMFSGKSEELIRRLKRARIARQRVACFKPDIDLRYHRTAIASHSSQTHDATTVTTTQHLREELFPKLAEIEVVGIDEVQFFDEAIIALAVELVHLGKRVVMAGLDTTFAAEPFGPVPALMAIADEVTKLSAVCMTCGAPAIHTQRLGASQELVVVGAAGLYEARCRSHFHPWIDENSSEQLELTPNFGTIQ comes from the coding sequence ATGACCCAACCTGTTCCCGGCCGTATTGAAGTGATTACCGGGCCCATGTTTTCCGGCAAGAGCGAGGAGCTGATTCGCCGCCTGAAACGAGCCCGCATCGCCCGGCAACGCGTAGCGTGCTTCAAGCCCGATATCGACTTGCGCTACCATCGCACGGCGATTGCGTCGCACAGCTCGCAGACCCACGACGCCACAACAGTCACGACGACCCAGCACCTTCGAGAAGAGCTGTTTCCGAAGCTTGCCGAGATCGAGGTTGTCGGGATTGACGAGGTACAGTTCTTCGACGAAGCGATTATTGCGCTGGCTGTCGAACTGGTGCACCTCGGCAAGCGTGTCGTGATGGCAGGACTCGATACGACCTTTGCGGCGGAGCCCTTCGGGCCGGTTCCGGCGCTGATGGCTATCGCCGATGAGGTGACCAAGCTCTCCGCCGTCTGCATGACCTGCGGGGCACCGGCAATCCACACGCAGCGACTGGGAGCAAGCCAGGAACTGGTCGTGGTAGGAGCGGCGGGGCTATATGAGGCTCGGTGCCGCTCCCACTTCCATCCGTGGATCGATGAAAACTCGTCGGAGCAGCTTGAGCTGACTCCGAACTTCGGAACGATCCAATAA
- the trpD gene encoding anthranilate phosphoribosyltransferase encodes MSLQRQLKRIIELHETLNRAEAAQLLDMILRGEASELELAALLAALATRGETPAEIAGFVDAMRAAATTLPLRDEERDLLVDTCGTGADLSGSFNISTAAALVAAAAGASVAKHGNRAVTSQCGSADVLEALGIPVGLTPDEGAAALRRYRFAFLHAPSLHPAMKAVMPVRRALGVRTAFHIVGPLSNPAGARAQVMGVYAPHLVLRAAEAMALLEVRHAFVVHGDTGAGGLDELSISGPSQIAEVRKSTITLNTITPEQFGLRRAPIEALRGGDAVTNAAILRAIFAGEGGPRRDIVLLNAAAVLVAADLVHDLPAGLKLAAATIDNGAVTTLIAELASGQ; translated from the coding sequence ATGTCCCTCCAGCGCCAGCTCAAACGCATCATTGAACTTCATGAGACCCTCAATCGCGCTGAGGCAGCCCAATTGCTCGACATGATTCTGCGCGGGGAAGCGAGCGAGCTGGAGCTTGCCGCCCTGCTTGCGGCGCTTGCCACCCGTGGCGAAACGCCTGCCGAGATCGCGGGCTTCGTCGATGCCATGCGTGCTGCGGCGACTACTCTTCCGCTGCGAGACGAGGAACGCGATTTGCTGGTCGATACCTGCGGCACCGGGGCGGACCTGAGCGGGAGTTTCAACATCTCGACCGCCGCGGCTCTTGTCGCTGCCGCCGCGGGAGCTTCTGTCGCTAAACATGGCAACCGTGCCGTGACCTCACAGTGTGGATCGGCCGATGTGCTTGAAGCCCTTGGCATCCCGGTTGGTCTGACGCCGGATGAGGGAGCGGCGGCTCTGAGGCGGTATCGTTTTGCTTTCCTGCATGCTCCCAGCCTGCATCCGGCGATGAAGGCGGTTATGCCGGTCCGCCGCGCTCTTGGTGTCCGGACTGCGTTTCATATCGTCGGCCCGCTCTCGAACCCGGCCGGTGCGCGTGCGCAGGTGATGGGTGTTTACGCTCCGCACCTGGTACTGCGGGCAGCCGAAGCAATGGCGTTGCTTGAGGTTCGCCACGCCTTCGTCGTGCATGGCGATACGGGTGCCGGAGGATTGGATGAACTTTCCATCAGCGGCCCCAGCCAGATTGCCGAGGTACGCAAGAGTACAATCACACTAAATACGATTACCCCGGAGCAGTTCGGCCTTCGGCGCGCTCCGATTGAAGCCCTGAGGGGCGGCGATGCAGTCACGAATGCAGCTATCCTCAGGGCTATCTTTGCCGGCGAAGGGGGGCCTCGGCGCGACATCGTTCTATTGAACGCAGCTGCTGTTCTTGTGGCTGCCGACCTCGTACACGACCTTCCTGCCGGGTTGAAGCTCGCCGCTGCAACGATTGACAACGGCGCCGTCACCACGCTGATCGCAGAGCTTGCGAGCGGTCAATAA
- a CDS encoding YbjQ family protein — MSSIPPPLPQIVFDPTMVTTAFELPGYRIVRNLGVVRGIIVRSRSIFGTFGASLQTIMGGNITILSDLCEKTRQDAFAMMMQHAAEHGANAIIAARYDANELMQGVTEVLAYGTAVVVERI; from the coding sequence TTGTCATCTATCCCGCCGCCGCTTCCGCAGATTGTGTTCGATCCAACCATGGTCACGACAGCGTTTGAATTGCCGGGCTATCGCATTGTCCGCAATCTCGGTGTGGTTCGAGGCATTATCGTGCGCTCGCGCTCCATCTTTGGCACCTTCGGGGCCAGCTTGCAGACGATCATGGGCGGCAACATCACTATCCTCTCCGATCTGTGCGAGAAGACTCGGCAGGACGCCTTCGCGATGATGATGCAGCATGCGGCCGAGCACGGAGCCAACGCCATCATCGCCGCGCGTTACGACGCCAATGAGCTGATGCAGGGCGTAACCGAGGTGCTTGCTTACGGGACAGCCGTAGTTGTCGAGCGGATATAA
- the sucC gene encoding ADP-forming succinate--CoA ligase subunit beta produces the protein MKIHEYQAKEILRKYGVPVPNGEMATTLEQADTAAKTLFSAGNAAVVVKAQIHAGGRGKGGGVKVVKSLDDATAAAKAILGMQLVTHQTGPAGQKVQRLLIEEGSAIARELYLGLVLDRASAKVVFMASQSGGMEIEEVAHATPELIYKEYIEPAVGFQPYQARRLAFKLGLKPTQINDAVKFMTGLYKAFIETDSTLMEINPFITTKDDKLLALDCKINFDDNAMFRHKDLKELRDLAEEDPLEVEASKFALNYIKLDGTIACMVNGAGLAMATMDIIQYAGGSAANFLDVGGGANQEQIENAFGILLSDPNVKAIFINIFGGILRVDVLATAVVAAAKKLNVQVPIILRLEGTNVEEGRKILAESGLKFEVGTTMKDAADLAVAAAKGGK, from the coding sequence ATGAAAATTCACGAGTATCAGGCAAAAGAGATCCTTCGCAAGTATGGCGTTCCCGTGCCGAACGGCGAGATGGCCACCACGCTCGAGCAGGCGGACACTGCAGCTAAGACGCTCTTCTCTGCTGGAAACGCAGCGGTCGTCGTCAAAGCGCAGATTCATGCGGGCGGGCGCGGCAAGGGCGGCGGTGTGAAGGTCGTGAAGTCGTTGGATGACGCAACGGCTGCCGCAAAGGCGATCCTCGGGATGCAGCTTGTCACGCACCAGACCGGCCCCGCAGGGCAAAAGGTCCAGCGGTTGCTGATCGAAGAAGGTTCTGCGATCGCCCGCGAGTTATACCTGGGACTGGTCCTGGACCGTGCGAGCGCGAAGGTCGTGTTCATGGCCTCGCAGTCGGGCGGCATGGAGATCGAGGAGGTCGCCCACGCGACGCCCGAGCTCATCTACAAGGAGTACATCGAGCCGGCGGTCGGCTTCCAGCCCTATCAGGCGCGACGGCTGGCCTTCAAGCTGGGGCTCAAGCCCACGCAGATCAACGACGCCGTAAAGTTCATGACCGGCCTGTACAAGGCGTTTATTGAGACCGATTCGACGCTGATGGAGATCAATCCCTTCATCACGACGAAGGACGACAAGCTGCTCGCGTTGGACTGCAAGATCAACTTCGACGATAACGCGATGTTCCGCCATAAGGATCTCAAGGAGTTACGCGATCTCGCCGAGGAAGACCCACTCGAAGTCGAAGCGAGCAAGTTCGCGCTGAACTACATCAAGCTCGACGGCACCATCGCCTGCATGGTCAACGGAGCTGGCCTCGCGATGGCGACCATGGACATCATCCAGTACGCAGGCGGCTCGGCGGCAAACTTCCTTGATGTAGGCGGTGGCGCGAATCAGGAACAGATCGAAAACGCGTTCGGCATTCTGCTCAGCGACCCGAACGTGAAGGCCATCTTCATCAATATCTTCGGCGGCATCCTGCGCGTGGATGTGCTGGCTACAGCAGTCGTTGCTGCTGCTAAGAAATTGAACGTGCAGGTTCCCATCATCCTTCGGCTTGAAGGAACCAACGTTGAAGAAGGACGCAAGATCCTTGCTGAGTCTGGCTTGAAGTTCGAAGTCGGTACAACGATGAAGGACGCCGCTGATCTTGCAGTGGCCGCTGCGAAAGGTGGTAAGTAA